A section of the Tepidisphaeraceae bacterium genome encodes:
- a CDS encoding HAD family hydrolase: MSKQLLILDVDETLVYADEKPLARAPEFRVGPFHVYRRPFLREFVTAVADWFDLAVWSSASGSYVHGVVENVFGVPNALRFVWACDRCTRRYHAELQEHYYAKNLSKLRKLGFELERILMVDDSPEKLSQHYGNHIRVSLFTGDESDTELRDLLPFLDSLRTAENVRQIEKRFWRQ; the protein is encoded by the coding sequence ATGTCCAAGCAACTTCTCATCCTCGACGTGGACGAGACGCTCGTCTACGCCGACGAGAAGCCGCTAGCACGCGCCCCTGAATTCCGTGTCGGTCCGTTCCACGTCTACCGGCGTCCGTTCCTTCGCGAGTTCGTCACGGCCGTCGCCGATTGGTTCGACCTAGCCGTATGGTCCTCGGCCTCTGGCTCGTACGTTCATGGCGTCGTTGAGAACGTATTTGGTGTGCCGAACGCACTACGTTTCGTCTGGGCGTGCGACCGATGCACGCGGCGATATCATGCCGAGTTGCAGGAGCACTATTACGCGAAGAATCTATCAAAGCTTCGGAAGCTCGGGTTCGAGCTCGAACGGATTCTGATGGTGGACGATTCACCAGAGAAGCTTTCACAGCACTACGGCAATCACATCCGCGTGTCTCTGTTCACGGGCGACGAGTCAGATACCGAATTGCGAGATTTGCTGCCGTTTCTCGACTCGCTGCGAACCGCCGAGAACGTTCGGCAGATTGAGAAGCGATTCTGGCGGCAGTGA